One genomic segment of Alosa sapidissima isolate fAloSap1 chromosome 13, fAloSap1.pri, whole genome shotgun sequence includes these proteins:
- the june gene encoding junE proto-oncogene, AP-1 transcription factor subunit, with translation MTGKMETPFYHDDTPNVPNFGQMPDYERYQTHKMMSKKNMAAHHFQGVVGSPSGLKMLQGQPGSNGNIHPNSLGINSNTNSALMAAHQDMNLLKLSSPDLEQLIIHSNQGLVTTSPAPNASGNPFMYRNQATNEQEGFADGFVKALAELHKQNQLVGAPMSPSSSIQGTYQRMAMSGGDMPIYTNLSSYNPNALTVSSSYPGGQLPYPSVAHGGGGPSGHHGGGHHGSGHHGGGHHPHSRGHMDAPQTVPEVPHPPGADPASSPPSLSPIDLETQERIKAERKKLRNRIAASKCRKRKLERISRLEEKVKVLKTQNSDLASTASILREQVAQLKQKVMNHVTNGCQIAVSSATMAKSGESTSC, from the coding sequence ATGACGGGTAAAATGGAAACACCCTTCTATCACGATGACACACCAAACGTGCCAAACTTTGGGCAGATGCCAGATTACGAACGGTATCAGACCCACAAGATGATGAGCAAAAAGAACATGGCGGCCCATCACTTCCAAGGTGTGGTGGGAAGCCCGTCGGGTCTGAAAATGCTTCAGGGTCAGCCAGGCAGCAACGGCAACATCCACCCAAACAGCCTGGGGATTAACAGCAACACCAACAGTGCCCTGATGGCGGCACACCAAGACATGAACCTTCTCAAGCTCTCTTCGCCGGACCTGGAGCAGCTCATCATCCACTCCAACCAGGGCCTGGTGACCACCAGTCCGGCCCCCAACGCCTCGGGCAACCCCTTCATGTACCGCAACCAGGCCACCAACGAGCAGGAGGGCTTCGCCGACGGCTTCGTCAAGGCGCTGGCGGAGCTTCACAAGCAGAACCAGCTGGTGGGGGCGCCCATGTCGCCGTCCTCGTCCATCCAGGGCACCTACCAGCGAATGGCCATGTCCGGCGGCGACATGCCCATCTACACCAACCTGAGCAGCTACAACCCCAACGCGCTGACTGTCTCGTCCTCGTACCCTGGCGGCCAGCTCCCCTACCCGTCGGTGGCGCACGGCGGCGGCGGGCCCTCCGGTCACCACGGCGGCGGTCACCACGGCAGCGGTCACCACGGCGGCGGTCACCACCCGCACAGCCGAGGGCACATGGACGCCCCCCAGACGGTGCCCGAGGTGCCGCACCCGCCCGGCGCCGACCCGGCCAGCTCGCCACCGTCGCTCTCGCCCATCGATCTGGAGACGCAGGAGCGCATCAAGGCCGAGCGCAAGAAGCTGCGCAACCGCATCGCCGCCTCCAAGTGCCGCAAGCGCAAGCTGGAACGCATCTCGCGGCTGGAGGAGAAGGTGAAGGTGCTCAAGACACAGAACTCGGACCTGGCCTCCACCGCCAGCATCCTGCGGGAGCAGGTGGCCCAGCTCAAACAGAAAGTCATGAATCATGTCACCAATGGCTGCCAGATAGCAGTCAGCTCCGCCACCATGGCCAAGAGTGGGGAGAGCACCAGCTGCTGA